The Streptomyces capitiformicae genome contains the following window.
TGCATTGTCGGCGCGTTCAGCTTGATAAAGGGAAGTCAGCAGGGAAATCTCCTCGCCCCTTGAGGGCGATGGATTACTGGACATTGCACTATGCCCTTCACTCAGACCACGCCCACCCCACGAGGAGCCAACGTCGGCCAGCCTCGCCCCCGAGGGCTTCCACCCCACTACTACCCCAGCACTGCGACCGAATAGACGCTCGGTCGGGCAGACTTTACCTACCAGAGACCCCGGCGACGGCGGCAACCGTCCCGGGGCACGGTCGACCTGAGTAGGAGATCGACATGTACAAGGTACGAGCGCAAAACCTCCTCGCCCAACACGCCCACGAAGAGACTCCCGAACGAGTCTTCGCCGACCTCGTCGACCGAGATGACCCCGCATTCCCGGAGATCACGCAGGCTCTCGTCGACTTCGCCTTCGAACTCGGTGATCCCGAGGCTGTCGACGACGGCATAGTGAAGGCCGCGATTCGTATCGGACGAGCCCGGCACGACCGCCACCAGCAAGGCGAAGTCCTGCCTCCCCACACGGGCCTCATGCCTCGGCGCGAGACCGACCCCCGCGCCGTCGTCTACTACATCCGTCGAGGCGCCATGGTGAAGATCGGCACGACCGTCGACCTACGAGGCCGCATGGCCACCCTGCTGCCCGAGGAAGTCCTGGCCATCGAGCCCGGAGACCAGAAGCTGGAGGCCCAGAGGCACCAAACCTTCCGTGCGCTCCGCGTGCCGGGCCAGCGCGAGTGGTTCTACGCGGGCCGGGAAATCCAGGACCACATCCGGCAAGTCCTCGCACAGCACGGGCCGCCACCTGAGGACCTCCCTACGCTCCAGCCCGGAAATGGCATGCTGAACACATGAGCGACCCCTTGATCGTCGACATCTACGCGGCGGCACTGAGCGCCCAGCAAAAGCCCGGCACCATCCGCCAGTGGCTCCGCCGAGGACGCCTCACCCACCACGGCTACGACTGCCAGGGCCGTGCCCTCGTCGACCTTCATGAGCTTCAGCCGTCAGTCGAAGACCAAGCGGCTTGACCAGTAGCCTGACCTGCTGTAACACTCAAGCCACGTTCACTGTGCCTTCAACCGGCACCACAGACCTCCGAGGCCCCGCACACCAACGGGGCCTTATGTATGCGCAGGAGGCAGCAATGCCCACGCGCAAGGCCATGCAGGTCTGCCCCACACCAGGCTGCCCCACCCTCACCCCAGCAGGACCCTGCCCCGCCTGCCAGGCCAAGGCCCGCGCCGCCCGACCCCAGCCCAACCAGCGTGGCTACAACACAGCATGGCGCAAGGCCAGCGCCGAGTACCTGCGTGACCATCCCTGGTGCGAGTGCCACGAGTGCGCAGACCTACCCATGCTCCAGCGGGACCGGGCCACCGAGGTCGACCACATCGACGGCCTCGGACCACTCGGCCCCCGAGGCTTCGACCCGAGCAACTGGCAGGCCATGAGCAAGCGCCACCACTCCCGCAAGACCGCAGCTGAGACCTGGGGCACGTGACGCACGGTCACGGACCCACGGGGGTGACCCCCGGGCGGCTGGGGGTGGAACAGCGCGGGGGAGGGCGCCGGGAGGTCGGCCGGGTTCAGAGGGTCCCCGCCGTCACGCAAGGTGACGGCCTGGTGCTGCGCAACGCAGCGCGTTGAAGGAGTGATCGACATGCCCCGTGGCGGAGCGCGCGCGGTCTCCGGGCCGGCACCGGATCCCCGGTCCCTGCGCAGTACGAAGGCTCAGGACAAGGGCGGATGGCGGACGCTGCCCGCCGAGGGCCGCCAGGCGCCGGCGCCCGACTGGCCGCTGACGACGGCGTCCGAGCGCGAGTTGGACCTGTGGGAAGACCTGTGGGTCAAGCCGCAGGCCGTGGCGTGGGAGGACATGGGGCAGGAGTTGGAGGTCGCCCTGTTCGTGCGGACGCTCGCCGAGGCCGAGCGCGCGGACGGGCGGGTGGACGTGAAGAAGATGGTGCGGGGCTACCTCGACTCGCTCGGGCTGAGCGTGGCGGGCATGAACCGCAACCGGTGGAAGGTCGCGCCCGCGCTGGAGGACCAGGGCGAGGACGTGCCGGAGACCGCGGCCCCGCCCGTGCGGCCCCCGTCGGCTCGTGACCGGCTGAAGGTCGTGTTCAGTGGTGAAGGGGCCTGACGCCTCGCCCGAGTTCGTCGTCGACTTCCCTACCCTGTGGATCGTTCCCGACTGGATCGAACACCACTGCCCGATTCCGGACGGCTTTCGTGCGGGCGAGGACATGGAGCTGTACCCGTGGCAGCTGTGGTGTACGGCCAACCACTACCGGGTGAAGCCGGGAGTTGATCCGTACCGGGAGAACGGGGAGCGGCGGTTCGCCTCCGCGTTCCACTACCGGCGCAGTCAGATCGTGGCTCCGCAGAAGACGGGCAAGGGGCCGTGGTCGGCGACGATCGTCCTGGCTGAGGCGGCTGGGCCGGTGGTGTTCGACGGGTGGGCGCGGGGCGGCGAGCGGTACCGGTGCTCGGACCATGGCTGTGGTTGCGGCTGGTGGTACGAGTACCGGCCGGGTGACCCGATGGGTGTTCCGTGGCCGACGCCGCTGATTCAGCTGATGGCCACGTCGGAATCGCAGGTCGACAACGTGTACCGGCCGCTTCAGTCGATGGTGAAGAAGGGTCCGCTTGCCGAGCTGATGAGGGTGGGTGAGGAGTTCACCCGGGTCGGCGAGGACGGGAAGATCGAGACGGTCACGTCGAGCGCTTTGTCCCGGCTGGGTAACCCAATCATCTTTGCGATGCAGGACGAGTCCGGCCTGTACACGGCGGCGAACAAGCTGCGGAAGGCGGCGGAGACTCAGCGGCGTGGTGCGGCCGGCATGGGCGGCCGGTCGATGGAGACGACGAACGGGTGGGATCCGTCCGAGGCCTCGGTCGCGCAGACCACGCATGAGGCCAAGGCGAAGGACATCTTCAAGTACCACCCCGAGGCGCCGAAGTCGCTGTCCTACAGCAACAAGCGGGACCGCCGGAAGATCCACGCGGTGGTGTACGCGGGCTCGTCCCACGTCGACCTGGACGTTATCGAGGCCGAGGCGGCCGAGATCATGGAGAAGGATCCGGCGCAGGCTGAGCGGTTCTTCGGCAACCGGTGCGTCGCTGGTACGGCGTCGTGGCTGGACGTCGCCCGGTGGGCAGCGAAGGCGCAGCGCGTGCGGGTGCGCGCGGGCACGCGGGTGGTCCTCGGCTTCGACGGCAGTGACGTCGACGACTGGACGGCGATTCGGGCCGAGACCATGCAGGGCTATCAGTTCACGCCGTTGTACGGGCCGGACGATGCGCCGACCATCTGGAACCCGGCCGACTACGACGGCCAGGTGCCGCGCGCGGAGGTGCGGGCCGCTGTCGACCAGCTGATGCGCCGGTACGACGTGGTGCGGATGTACTGCGATCCGCCGTACTGGGACACCGAGGTCGACGAGTGGGTCGACAAGTACGGGGAGGAGCGCGTGATCCGCTGGCACACCCGGCGGATCATCGCGATGCACGCCGCGTGTGAGCGGCTGAAGACGGACGTGCTGAAGCGGAACAGTGAGGGCGCCGCGTTCACGCACGACGGATGCCCGATCACCGAGGCGCACATCGCCAACGCCCGCGCGGCCGCGCGCCCGTCGGACCGGTACGTGCTGCGCAAGGCATCGCCTGCCCAGAAGATCGACGCGGTCATCCCGTCGGTCCTGGCTCACGAGGCGCTCGGTGACGTGATCGCGGCGGGTCTCACGGAGCCGGAGACGTCCTACTACTACGGCAGTTGACGGGAGGTGCGTCGTGGCGACGGAAGCCCAAGCGCTGCAGCTGGTGGCGCTGCTGGAGAACGAGCTGATCCGTCGGCGCGGCCCGATCGACCGGTACAACGCGTACTACCGGGGCAAGCACCCGCTGAAGTTTGCGTCCCAGGAGTTCGCGAAGTTCCACGGCGACCGCTACCGCGACTTCTCCGACAACTGGGTGCAGGTGGTGGCCGACTCTCCGGTTGAGCGGCTGACCGTGACCGGGTTCCTCGCCGATGGCGAGACGTCTGCGGACAAGGATCTGTGGCGGGTGTGGCAGGTCAACGGCCTCGACGCCGACTCCCAGTTGGGGTTCCTCGGCGCGGTGACCGGGGCTCGCTGTTTCGTGCTGGTGTGGGGTGACCCGGACGACCCGGGCATGCCGGTCGTCACGTTCGAGGACGCCAGTCAGTCGATCGTCGCCTACGAGCCAGGCTCTCGCCGGCACCGCCGGGCGGCGCTGAAGCGGTGGCAGGACGGCAACGAGGACTACGCCACGCTGTACCTGAAGAACGAGGTGTGGAAGTTCTGCCGCCCGGTCCAGCAGCAGGACAAGTCTCCGCAGATGGCGGACGTCGATGAGGAGCTGAAGCGGTGGCGGCCGCGGGAGATGGCCGATGAGCCGAACCCGCAGCCCAACCCGATGGGCGTTGTGCCGATGGTGGAGCTCCCGAACAAGCCGATGCTGGTCGAGGACCCCATCAGCGATGTGACTGGCGTGGTGGCGATGCAGGACGCCATCAACTTGCTGTGGGCCCAGTTGTTCACCGCTTCCGACTACGCCTCGTTCCCGCAGCGGGTGGTCCTGGGCGCCGAACGGCCGATGATCCCCAAGCTGAACAGTGCGGGCGAGATCGTCGGCAAGCAGCCCGTCGACCTGGACAAGTTCATGGTCGACCGGGTCGCGTGGATCACCGGCAAGGACGCGAAGATCGCCGAGTGGCAGGCCGCGAACCTGGCCATGTACACCGGCATCATCGAGGTCGCGGTGGGGCACCTGGCCGCGCAGACCCGCACACCGCAGCACTACTTGATCGGCAAGATGGCCAACCTCGCCGAGGGCGCGCTGCTTGCCGCGGAGACCGGCCTCGTCAAGCGGTGCGACGAGAAGATCCTCTGGTACGGGCAGGGCTTGCGTGAGGTGGGCCGGTTGATCGCCCTGGCCAAGGGCGAGGATGCGAAGGCCGAGGCACTCCGGTCGGGGCGCGTGCTGTGGGCGGACACCGAGTCCCGCAGCCACGCGCAGATGGCGGATGCGCTGCTGAAGCTGAAGCAGCTCGGGTTCCCCTTCGAGTGGCTGGCCCTGCGCTACGGGCTGACACCGACTGAGGTGTCCGACGTCGTGGCGATGCGGGAGCGGGAGATGGAGATGGACCCCGTCGCCGAGATCACCCGCACCTTGACCGCCGGGGCGGCCGAGCCCGCCGACGAGGCAGACCCGGAGACGGAGGCCGAGGACCCTGACGATCTGGAGGAGCCGGAGGCCGCGGCGTGAGCCCGTCCCCGGAGGCGGTCGCGCACATGGAAGCGCGTGCTCGTCTCGCGGAGGCGACCGGGCGGGCGGCCCGAGGCGTGTGGCGCGAGATCGACCGGGACAACATCTACAGTTCCTGGCTGACCCTGCTGGCACGCCTGGTGGCGATCGTGACGGCCGGACAACTGGCCGCCGCGCGCGGCGCCGAGCCGTGGCTTGAGGAACTCCTCGGCGAGGACCCGGACCAGCCTGGGTCCGTGCGTCTGGTGCCTGCGGCGCTGGCCGGTGTGGACGGCGGGGGGCGGCCGCTCGCGAGCGGCCTGATGGCGCCGATGTGGTCCGCGCTGCGACTGGTCACCGCGGGCAGGCCCATCACGCAGGCGATGGTCCACGGTCAGGCCCTCCTGGACGTCATCGTGCAGACTGCCGTGGCGGACGCGGGACGGGTCGCGGACCAGGTCGCCATGGTGTCGAGGCCGGCCATCAAGTCCTACGTGCGGGTGGTGGAGGGCGGCGCTTGCTCAAGGTGCGTCATCCTCGGCGGTATCGAGTCGTCGGTGTCCCGTGCGTTCCAGCGCCACCCGAAGTGCAAGTGCTCCATGGACCCGGTCACCGCCGACCACCGGCCGACGGCGACCAGCCCGAAGGAGGTCTTCGACGCGATGTCGCCCGCCCAGCGCCGGAAGACGTTCGGTGAGGCCGGCGTGAGGGCGATCGAGGACGGCGCGGACATCGCGCAGGTCGTCAACGCCCGCCGCGGCATGACGTCGGCGACCGTGTTCGGCCGGCGCGTGCAGGCGACGTCCGAGGGCATCACCTCGCGCGGCTTCGCGGGGTCCCGCCTGAAGAAGGTGCAGGGCCAGCGCTACCGCGTCTCGCAGACTCCGCGGCTGATGCCGGAGGAGATCTACCGGCTCGCAGACGACCGCGAACACGCGATTCGGCTGCTGACCCGGCACGGCTTCATCGCCTGACCCCGGCCGTGCGCAACGCACGGTCCCTTCACCCCGCAACGGGAGACACATCATGCACGCAACCCTGCCCGTACACCCGCGCACGCACGTCCGCGCGCTCGGCTGGCGCAAGGCCCGCCCCGGCGAGGACGACGACCAGCTGTACCCGGTCTGGCCGGTCCTCGGCGGCGCCGAGGACGACGACCAGGACGACGACGCTGGCGACGGCGGAGACGACGCCGATGACCAAGACGACGACGGCTCGGACGAGGGCGGCGACGGGGACGGGGACGGCGGTGACGCCGACGGCTCCGGCGGAGACGACGACGCGGACCCCGAGGGCGCCGACCAGCTCGGCGACAAGGGCAAACGCGCGCTCGCCTCGATGAAGGGCAAGTGGCGCACCGAGCGCGACAAGCGGCGGGAGCTGGAGAGGCTCCTGGCGGAGAAGGACGCCACCTCATCGGGCGGCGCCAAGGACGACGCGGACACGGTCCGCAGGCAGGCGGAGGCGGCCGCAACGGTCAAGGCCAACGTCCGCATCGTCCGTTCGGAAGTGCGCGCCGCGGCGGCCGGCAAGCTCGCCGACCCCAAGGACGCGCTCACGTTCCTCG
Protein-coding sequences here:
- a CDS encoding GIY-YIG nuclease family protein is translated as MYKVRAQNLLAQHAHEETPERVFADLVDRDDPAFPEITQALVDFAFELGDPEAVDDGIVKAAIRIGRARHDRHQQGEVLPPHTGLMPRRETDPRAVVYYIRRGAMVKIGTTVDLRGRMATLLPEEVLAIEPGDQKLEAQRHQTFRALRVPGQREWFYAGREIQDHIRQVLAQHGPPPEDLPTLQPGNGMLNT
- a CDS encoding phage portal protein, whose amino-acid sequence is MATEAQALQLVALLENELIRRRGPIDRYNAYYRGKHPLKFASQEFAKFHGDRYRDFSDNWVQVVADSPVERLTVTGFLADGETSADKDLWRVWQVNGLDADSQLGFLGAVTGARCFVLVWGDPDDPGMPVVTFEDASQSIVAYEPGSRRHRRAALKRWQDGNEDYATLYLKNEVWKFCRPVQQQDKSPQMADVDEELKRWRPREMADEPNPQPNPMGVVPMVELPNKPMLVEDPISDVTGVVAMQDAINLLWAQLFTASDYASFPQRVVLGAERPMIPKLNSAGEIVGKQPVDLDKFMVDRVAWITGKDAKIAEWQAANLAMYTGIIEVAVGHLAAQTRTPQHYLIGKMANLAEGALLAAETGLVKRCDEKILWYGQGLREVGRLIALAKGEDAKAEALRSGRVLWADTESRSHAQMADALLKLKQLGFPFEWLALRYGLTPTEVSDVVAMREREMEMDPVAEITRTLTAGAAEPADEADPETEAEDPDDLEEPEAAA